In Pochonia chlamydosporia 170 chromosome 3, whole genome shotgun sequence, the following are encoded in one genomic region:
- a CDS encoding ubiquinol-cytochrome c reductase iron-sulfur subunit (similar to Metarhizium acridum CQMa 102 XP_007807598.1), giving the protein MASLASASRLCLRSAAKPAVPAVRALSTTAVRSDSAASSYQSPFKMGSSSKGNSIPDFGKYMSNKGEGKNKVFSYFMVGTMGALSAAGAKSTVQEFLVNMSASADVLAMAKVEVDLNAIPEGKNVIIKWRGKPVFIRHRTQDEIDAANKVNVASLRDPQTDDERVKQPEWLVMLGVCTHLGCVPIGEAGDFGGWFCPCHGSHYDISGRIRKGPAPLNLEIPEYDFPEDGKLVVG; this is encoded by the exons ATGGCGTCCCTTGCTTCCGCATCCAGGCTATGCTTGCGCTCGGCTGCTAAGCCAGCCGTCCCTGCGGTGCGCGCTCTCAGCACCACCGCCGTGCGATCGGACAGCGCGGCTTCTTCGTACCAGAGCCCTTTCAAGATGGGATCCAGCAGCAAGGGCAACTCGATCCCGGATTTCGGAAAGTACATGTCCAACAAGGGCGAGGGCAAGAACAAGGTCTTCTCTTACTTCATGGTCGGAACTATGGGCGCTCTGTCTGCCGCTGGAGCCAAGAGCACTGTTCAGG AATTCCTCGTCAACATGTCCGCTTCCGCTGatgtcttggccatggccaaggttgaggttgacCTGAACGCCATCCCCGAGGGCAAGAAC GTCATCATCAAGTGGCGTGGAAAGCCCGTCTTCATCCGACACCGAACCCAGGACGAGATCGACGCAgccaacaaggtcaacgTTGCCAGTTTGCGAGACCCCCAGACCGACGATGAGCGTGTTAAGCAGCCCGAGTGGCTTGTCATGTTGG GTGTCTGCACCCATCTGGGTTGTGTCCCCATCGGCGAAGCCGGCGACTTCGGCGGCTGGTTCTGCCCTTGCCACGGTTCCCACTACGATATCTCTGGCCGGATAAGAAAGGGACCTGCTCCCCTTAACCTCGAGATTCCCGAATACGACTTCCCCGAGGATGGCAAACTTGTCGTTGGTTAA
- a CDS encoding T-complex protein 1 subunit alpha (similar to Aspergillus terreus NIH2624 XP_001211520.1), with protein MASMFEQPRNGTLFLGGQKISGSDIRDQNVLATQAIANVVKSSFGPSGLDKMMVDDIGDVTVTNDGATILSLLDVEDPAGKILVDLAQQQDKEVGDGTTSVVLIAAELLRRGNELMKNRIHPTTIITGYRLALREAVKYLNENVSIKVENLGRESLISIAKTSMSSKIIGADSDFFSDMVVDAMQAVKTTNNRNETKYPVKAVNILKAHGKGTRESMLIKGYALNCTVASQAMPTRIQDAKIAILDMNLQKERMKMGVQITVDDPQQLEQIRARESGMILERVELILKAGANVILTTKGIDDLVLKMFVERGAMGVRRCKKEDLRRIAKATGGTLLSTLSDLNGDEKFEPSYLGHADEVSQERISDDECILIKGTKAHSSASIVLRGPNDYSLDEMERSVHDSLCAVKRTLESGSIVPGGGAVETALHIYLEEFAGTVGSREQLAIGEFAQSLLIIPKTLAVNAAKDGAELVAQLRSRHALSQRIQDGDGSEDEKIIAKKKGYKNYGLDLMRGKVVDELKQGVLEPSISKVRQLKSAVEACISIMRIDTLIKLDPEQQAEDDGHGH; from the exons ATGGCGTCTATGTTCGAGCAACCCCGGAACGGCACCCTTTTCTTGGGCGGCCAGAAGATCTCAGGGTCTGACATTCGTGATCAAAACG TTCTCGCTACTCAGGCAATCGCAAATGTTGTCAAGAGCTCCTTCGGCCCCAGTGGCCTTGATAAGATGATGGTGGACGATATTGGT GATGTTACGGTTACCAACGACGGCGCCACGATTCTCAGTCTTCTCGACGTCGAAGACCCAGCCGGAAAGATTCTCGTCGATTTGGCGCAGCAGCAAGATAAGGAAGTTGGCGACGGAACGACGTCAGTTGTCCTCATCGCCGCGGAGTTGCTACGCAGAGGAAACGAGCTCATGAAGAATCGCATACACCCgaccaccatcatcaccggtTACAGACTTGCTCTCCGAGAAGCCGTTAAATATCTCAACGAGAATGTCAGCATCAAGGTCGAAAATCTTGGTCGTGAATCTCTCATCAGTATTGCCAAGACATCCATGTCTAGCAAAATTATTGGTGCCGACTCCGATTTCTTCTCCGACATGGTCGTTGACGCTATGCAGGCAGTCAagaccaccaacaacagaaATGAGACCAAGTATCCCGTCAAGGCCGTAAACATCCTCAAAGCCCATGGCAAAGGCACACGGGAATCTATGCTGATCAAGGGTTATGCTCTCAACTGTACTGTTGCTTCCCAGGCCATGCCTACTCGAATCCAGGATGCCAAGATTGCCATCCTCGATATGAATTTGCAGAAGGAAAGAATGAAGATGGGAGTTCAGATTACTGTTGACGATCCTCAACAATTGGAACAGATCCGTGCTCGAGAGTCTGGCATGATTCTGGAGCGGGTGGAGCTGATTCTCAAAGCTGGAGCCAACGTCATTCTTACTACCAAGGGCATTGACGATCTGGTTCTCAAGATGTTTGTCGAACGCGGCGCAATGGGTGTTAGACGGTGCAAGAAGGAAGACCTGAGACGAATTGCCAAGGCGACCGGCGGTACTCTGTTGAGTACTCTCTCCGACCTCAACGGCGATGAGAAATTTGAGCCTTCGTACCTTGGTCACGCTGATGAAGTCAGCCAGGAGCGCATCTCCGATGATGAGTGCATTCTGATCAAGGGAACCAAGGCTCATTCATCCGCGTCCATCGTCTTGCGTGGTCCTAACGACTACTCCCTCGACGAAATGGAGCGCTCCGTGCACGACTCTCTGTGCGCAGTGAAGCGAACCCTGGAGAGCGGCAGCATCGTCCCTGGCGGAGGCGCAGTGGAAACCGCTCTGCATATCTACCTGGAAGAATTTGCCGGCACCGTTGGATCCCGCGAGcagcttgccattggcgaGTTCGCACAGTCTCTGCTCATCATCCCCAAGACCTTGGCcgtcaatgctgccaaggatGGCGCCGAACTTGTCGCCCAGCTTCGATCACGGCACGCCCTGTCGCAACGCATCCAAGACGGTGACGGCAGCGAGGATGAGAAGATcatcgccaagaagaagggctACAAAAACTACGGTCTGGACCTGATGCGCGGCAAGGTTGTGGATGAGCTTAAGCAGGGTGTCTTAGAGCCAAGCATCAGCAAGGTCCGACAGCTAAAGAGTGCCGTGGAAGCctgcatcagcatcatgagaATTGATACCCTGATCAAGCTGGATCCAGAGCAGCAGGCAGAGGAtgatggccacggccacTAA
- a CDS encoding prolyl-tRNA synthetase (similar to Neosartorya fischeri NRRL 181 XP_001261065.1), with protein sequence MEAVAEQSKSALKKAEKQAKFAADKAAKAAKKQALPVVGGKKADEIIGITNSKAENFSAWYQEVVLKAEMVEYYQEISGFFVLRPLSMHIWSTIRKWFQGHIEELGVEEASFPLFLSKTSLDKEKDHVDGFAPELAWVERAGDKKLDVPVAIRPTSEAVMYPYYAKWIRSHRDLPLRLNQWNSVVRWEAKQTTPFLRTREFLWQEGHTAHLTEELAGKEVLEILELYAGVYEQLLAVPVVRGRKTENEKFAGGYYTTTVEGYIPSNGRGIQGATSHCLGQNFSKMFQITVEDPQNKGQHVHVWQNSWGLSTRVIGVMVMVHGDDKGLVLPPRIAQTQAIFVPVGINKNTTPEDRKKHEDQMEDMRATLKKVGVRSQSDWREGYTPAWKFNDWEMKGVPLRLEFGPKDAAKEVVSFSRRDTGEKGTIPIAEIGTKIPELLETIQADMYKKAEASFTEHRKKITKWEDVLPALDDKHVVLIPFCLDGKCEDRIKELTTRAEDNRDVAENQKLPSMGMKSLCIPFEQPEGSELVPGETACLNPECSGKAQKWVMFGRSY encoded by the exons ATGGAGGCCGTTGCTGAACAGTCAAAAAGCGCCTTGAAGAAGGCTGAAAAGCAGGCCAAGTTCGCTGCCGACAAGGCCGCgaaggctgccaagaagcaagccCTTCCTGTTGTCGGAGGCAAGAAGGCGGACGAAATTATTGGAATTACCAATTCCAAGGCCGAGAATTTCTCAGCATGGTATCAAGAGGTGGTTCTTAAGGCCGAAATGGTCGAGTACTACCAGGAAATTTCAGGATTTTTCGTCCTGCGTCCCTTGTCTATGCACATCTGGAGCACAATCCGCAAATGGTTCCAGGGCCATATCGAAGAACTTGGTGTCGAGGAAGCTAGCTTTCCCCTCTTCTTATCGAAGACGTCACTTGATAAGGAGAAGGaccatgttgatggtttCGCTCCTGAGCTTGCCTGGGTTGAGAGAGC CGGTGATAAGAAGCTCGACGTCCCCGTCGCCATCCGCCCTACCTCCGAAGCTGTCATGTATCCTTACTATGCGAAATGGATTCGTAGTCACCGAGACCTCCCTCTCCGACTGAACCAATGGAACTCTGTCGTGCGCTGGGAAGCTAAGCAGACCACTCCTTTCCTTCGAACCCGAGAATTCTTGTGGCAAGAAGGGCACACTGCTCATCTGACTGAAGAATTGGCAGGAAAAGAAGTTTTGGAAATTTTAGAGCTCTATGCTGGGGTGTACGAGCAGCTTCTGGCTGTTCCCGTCGTTCGTGGCAGGAAGACTGAGAATGAGAAGTTCGCTGGAGGGTACTACACCACGACTGTCGAGGGATACATCCCCTCCAATGGTAGAGGTATTCAGGGTGCCACATCCCACTGCCTGGGGCAGAACTTCAGTAAAATGTTTCAAATCACAGTTGAAGACCCCCAAAACAAGGGCCAacacgtccatgtctggcaaAACTCGTGGGGTCTGTCTACCCGAGTCATCGGCGTCATGGTTATGGTGCACGGTGATGACAAGGGTCTCGTCCTCCCTCCCCGTATCGCCCAGACCCAAGCAATCTTTGTTCCCGTGGGTATTAACAAGAACACTACCCCTGAAGATAGAAAGAAGCATGAGGATCAGATGGAGGATATGCGTGCAACTTTGAAGAAGGTGGGTGTTCGCTCACAGTCAGATTGGCGAGAGGGCTACACTCCTGCCTGGAAGTTCAACGATTGGGAGATGAAGGGTGTGCCATTGCGACTGGAGTTTGGCCCTAAggatgctgccaaagaagtTGTTTCATTTTCGAGACGCGATACTGGAGAGAAGGGTACCATCCCCATTGCTGAGATTGGAACCAAGATTCCTGAGCTTTTGGAGACTATCCAAGCGGATATGTACAAGAAGGCGGAGGCATCCTTCACCGAGCACCGCAAGAAGATCACCAAGTGGGAGGATGTTCTTCCTGCCCTTGACGACAAACATGTTGTCCTCATTCCTTTCTGTCTTGATGGCAAGTGCGAGGACCGCATTAAGGAGTTGACCACCCGTGCCGAGGACAATCGAGACGTCGCAGAGAACCAAAAACTTCCTTCCATGGGCATGAAGAGTCTTTGCATCCCATTTGAGCAGCCCGAAGGGAGCGAGCTTGTCCCTGGCGAAACTGCTTGCCTGAACCCCGAATGCTCTGGCAAGGCACAGAAATGGGTCATGTTTGGCAGAAGCTACtag
- a CDS encoding Acyl-CoA N-acyltransferase (similar to Metarhizium robertsii ARSEF 23 XP_007822468.1), with the protein MSLPSATSSSLILTKATHDEKVYVWTRHQPSWGPRYTPQAYIDREEHLLTYDLTKDGGLTSWILTDPTSSNAHGAPGNRPILSAVETYRKRAVVRDPDGKVRDVTAYGIASVFTFEEFRRQGYAGRMLGLLGETIARWQAERPGSAEFSILFSDIGKEFYANHQWMPFRSTHLSFPVKPFTTPCDGRLTLVTRENLQMVAELDERTLRRKVANPPSEGHKARAAVLPDFATYEWQIGREKFFCTHILGAGPTVHGAIYTPEGSPNSRVWMLWANILYGGKEKPEDNVLNILHCALEDESIPDQELSKALSAIMGVAQTTAEEWICTKLDMWNPDERTQRLLEEMSDLQGKLIVREKSNIASFRWFGQGPVSEVEWVDNEKFEWC; encoded by the coding sequence ATGTCTCTCCCCAGcgccacatcctcctccctcatcctcaccaaagCCACGCACGACGAAAAAGTCTATGTCTGGACTCGCCATCAACCGTCCTGGGGACCAAGATACACGCCCCAAGCCTACATCGACAGAGAAGAGCACCTCCTGACGTACGACCTCACCAAAGACGGTGGCCTCACCTCCTGGATTCTCACCGACcccaccagcagcaacgcCCACGGCGCGCCAGGAAACCGTCCCATCCTCTCCGCAGTAGAAACCTACCGCAAGAGAGCCGTCGTCCGCGATCCGGACGGCAAGGTCCGTGACGTGACTGCCTACGGCATCGCCAGCGTCTTCACCTTTGAAGAGTTTCGCCGTCAGGGCTACGCGGGCCGCATGCTCGGTCTTCTCGGTGAAACTATTGCGAGATGGCAGGCCGAGAGGCCGGGCAGTGCAGAGTTCTCCATCCTCTTCTCTGATATCGGAAAGGAGTTTTACGCCAATCATCAGTGGATGCCGTTTCGAAGCACTCATTTGAGTTTTCCTGTCAAGCCGTTTACTACGCCGTGTGATGGGCGGCTCACACTTGTAACGAGGGAGAATTTGCAAATGGTTGCCGAGTTGGACGAGAGGACTCTTCGAAGAAAGGTGGCAAACCCGCCGAGTGAAGGACACAAGGCGAGGGCCGCTGTGTTGCCAGACTTTGCTACGTATGAATGGCAAATAGGGAGAGAAAAGTTCTTTTGTACGCATATTCTTGGGGCAGGGCCGACGGTTCACGGCGCCATTTACACTCCGGAAGGCTCGCCCAATTCTCGGGTCTGGATGCTCTGGGCCAATATCCTATATGGAGGCAAGGAGAAACCAGAAGATAATGTCCTGAATATTCTACACTGTGCTCTTGAGGATGAAAGCATTCCGGATCAAGAACTGTCAAAGGCATTGAGCGCAATTATGGGTGTTGCGCAAACCACGGCAGAGGAGTGGATTTGCACCAAGCTAGACATGTGGAATCCGGACGAACGGACGCAAAGATTGCTTGAAGAGATGAGTGATCTGCAGGGTAAGCTAATTGTTCGAGAAAAGTCCAATATTGCGAGCTTTAGATGGTTTGGTCAAGGTCCAGTCTCTGAAGTTGAGTGGGTTGATAACGAAAAGTTTGAATGGTGCTAG
- a CDS encoding DNA replication complex GINS protein psf2 (similar to Metarhizium acridum CQMa 102 XP_007807593.1): MPGDSPVSDEQHVEQSSHKEPLMTSFPVTKRKRATRAKFAKASKQAPSRRHVKCDETKPACKNCIKWAGFCGGYEPIHTTQSKTSVKKTIITPPSPELDSTSSPEELELPLYDYGWQFQPPENLSPPESIDSQISPYGCVPCSGQQPTGPYFSLPGPSAAFDDTFWTFALPQLVQDNTAIRYANMAVHALMFAKGPTPAQGGRIDGRDHYGEALICYGLALQEARRATMRQTDLREAVVCCMFFVIFETINGDREAAQAHLMSGQKILDELGHGCNGAEGFRKELRHVLQYLAQQARDFGVDAPNQYGGEEGGGILDKLMV; this comes from the exons ATGCCTGGTGATTCTCCAGTATCAGACGAACAGCACGTCGAACA GAGTTCACATAAAGAACCTCTAATGACGAGTTTCCCTGTCACGAAGCGAAAGCGCGCTACGCGTGCTAAGTTCGCCAAG GCAAGTAAGCAGGCGCCTTC GAGACGACACGTAAAGTGCGACGAAACAAAGCCCGCCTGCAAAAACTGCATCAAATGGGCCGGGTTTTGCGGCGGCTATGAACCCATTCACACCACACAATCCAAGACGTCGGTAAAAAAGACCATCATAACGCCGCCCAGCCCTGAGCTTGACAGCACGTCTTCCCCTGAAGAACTGGAGCTACCCTTGTACGACTACGGATGGCAGTTTCAACCTCCTGAGAATCTCTCGCCTCCAGAATCGATTGACTCTCAAATTAGTCCTTATGGATGCGTGCCTTGTTCGGGACAACAACCCACTGGACCGTACTTTAGCCTCCCAGGCCCTTCTGCCGCGTTCGATGACACATTCTGGACTTTCGCTCTTCCCCAACTAGTTCAAGACAACACAGCAATTCGCTatgccaacatggccgtTCATGCCCTCATGTTTGCCAAAGGCCCTACGCCAGCGCAGGGCGGCAGAATCGACGGAAGGGACCACTATGGGGAAGCTTTAATATGCTATGGTCTGGCGTTACAAGAAGCCAGGCGTGCGACAATGAGACAGACAGATCTTCGCGAGGCAGTCGTGTGCTGCATGTTCTTTGTCATCTTCGAGACGATAAACGGTGAccgagaagctgctcaagCACACCTAATGAGCGGTCAAAAGATCTTGGATGaacttggccatggatgTAACGGTGCTGAAGGCTTCCGGAAGGAACTTCGACATGTGTTGCAGTATCTCGCCCAACAAGCTCGTgactttggtgttgatgcacCTAATCAATACGggggggaggagggaggcGGCATCCTGGACAAACTAATGGTTTGA
- a CDS encoding GINS complex, subunit Psf2, subgroup (similar to Metarhizium robertsii ARSEF 23 XP_007822465.1) produces the protein MALPLPPGLVPSEVAFLCEMELVTVVPRQRLESIDLLTGQTPQLHPPRRTNLPLWLALLLKKQRRANIVPPPWMHPDSLRDVIHHETKIDTKGWAPPPPPPTRADSLGNAKRINSLSGKETLLSPPFLPSCTADAPSGALPYHWFELAEMLLTHAGDDIVSASEVRSLLRDLQEVRAAKMRSSTAQLESGVDGVMSLRGVGAMELAESRGFVTGVVEGVRKIGASGEAVRREEEEERGVGDDDEPSDDDMGL, from the exons ATGGCCCTGCCTCTTCCCCCAGGGCTGGTGCCTTCAGAGGTTGCCTTTTTGTGCGAGATGGAGCTTGTCACGGTCGTTCCGAGACAAAGATTGGAGAGCATTGATCTTCTTACT GGCCAAACACCCCAACTCCATCCGCCTCGAAGAACCAATCTTCCCCTCTGGCTAGCCCTGCTCCTCAAGAAACAACGCCGAGCCAACATTGTGCCCCCGCCATGGATGCATCCCGACTCCCTTCGCGATGTCATCCACCACGAAACCAAGATCGATACCAAGGGATGGGCACCGCCACCTCCGCCGCCTACCCGTGCTGATTCTCTCGGAAACGCGAAACGGATCAATTCCCTCTCCGGCAAGGAAACTCTTCTTTCCCCGCCGTTTTTACCGTCCTGTACGGCGGATGCcccgtctggtgctttgccGTATCACTGGTTCGAGCTGGCAGAGATGCTTCTCACGCACGCGGGTGACGATATTGTTTCGGCGTCAGAGGTGCGTTCCTTGTTGAGGGACCTGCAGGAAGTTCGGGCGGCGAAGATGAGGAGCAGTACGGCGCAGTTGGAgagtggtgttgatggagtcATGAGCCTGAGGGGCGTGGGGGCCATGGAGTTGGCTGAGAGTAGGGGATTTGTTACTGGGGTTGTGGAGGGCGTGAGGAAGATTGGGGCGAGtggtgaggctgtgaggagagaggaggaggaggagagaggtgttggtgatgatgatgaacccagtgatgatgatatggGATTATGA